The segment CTGATGTCTGGTCCGATCTTCGGCAGCATGTCCGACAGGTTCGGGCGAAAGGTTGCCCTGGTAACCGTATTCTCGATCCAGGCCACCGCCTACCTGCTCGCCGGTCTGCAACAGGTCCCGGAGCTTTTCCTTTATGCCTCCATCGGCTGTTTCGGCATCACCGCCTGGGCGATTCCTTCGATCATCGCCGCTATGGTAGGCGATCTGGCCGGACCACAGAAAGCGGCCCGGGTCTTCGGTTTTGTCACCTTCATCTTTTCCCTGGGCCAGATCTCCGCCCCGGCGGTGGCAGGGATTCTCGCCGAACAATCGGGCAGCTTCTCGTCAAGCTTCTTGGCGACGGCTGGTCTTGCAGCCCTGGGTGCTGTTCTTGCAGGTTTTCTGACGCAAAAACCCCTGAAATGTGAAGGATGAGCCGTCTGATATCATGATCCACTTAAACGAATCACTTCTCCAGTTCATCAAATACGCGATCTGCGGCGGTCTTGCCACCGCAGCCCACATCATCTTCTTTCACCTGGCGGCGTGGAAGATCTTCCCGGCTTTACGGGAAAATGATTACGCCGTGGAATTCCTGGACCTCCCCGTTGCCGATATCGATGACCCGACCAGGGCCAGAAATTCGATGTCCAGCAATGTTCTCGCCTTCGTCTTCTCAAATATGGTCGCCTATATCCTGAATATCTTCTGGGTCTTCGAGCGAGGGAGGCACCCCATCGTTATTGAAATCGCCCTCTTTTATCTCGTCTCCGGGATCAGCACCCTGATCGGCACCCTGCTGATGGGTTTTCTGATCAAAAGGTTCGGACTGCTGACCAGCCACGCCTTTGCCACCAATATCGTCTCGGCGGTCCTGATCAACTATGTTGTCCGCAAATACTTTATCTTCTACGGATAACTCACACCGTTGAGCAGGCACGGTGACAAGGGATCCCTCGCCTTGCCAGATTTTCACCCATGCCTGAAGATACGGTAATCCTTGCAACTCTCAGGAAAGCATTCAAAAAACGGTGACAAAGATATTGACACCACCCCCATCCTCCTGCTAGGTATTTCTAATATTGAAACCCCTGGCTGAAAAGAAGAAGAAATCATGAAAACATACTTTGTCATGCTCGTATTGCTACTGGTAGCCATAACACCAACAACTACTCTGGCAAGAAACAGCGTTGACCGCTACTTGATCAAAGAGGCCCTTGCTCAGGAAAAAGCCAAAGCAAAGCTGGATGGCAGGATCAAGTTTTTCTTCGGGGACAAATACAACGGAAAAGTTAAAAAAAGCTATGGGGTATTCAAGACCAACAAGAAAACCAACGCTTTTTTAAAATCTGATAAAGAGGCCTGTGAATGGGTCTTTCTGACCGCCATGAAATCATTGCAGTCAAGAGCCCTCCAGCAGGGAGGCAACGCCGTAATCAATATCAGATCAAATTACAAAAATAACGAAATGAATCTGACCGATCATTTCACGTGTGGGGCAGGAGCGGTCATCGCCGGAACGTCACTTAAAGGTGAAGTGGTCCGCATGGAATAAACCGGCGTCATCACTCTCAATCTCCGGTGCCGATCGAAAATCTTTTCCAACCCTTTTCAGCTGACCTGCATTGACCTGCGCTTACGAAATTATGCTAAAGTGATACATTGTTTTTCAGGAAAAAGAAAAATTGAGAGAAAGGGAGAACAATTATGCACAGATTAAACGCGTTGCTTAAGATTTTGTTGTTACTGACAGCGGTCCAGATCCTCAGCGGTTGCGCGGTCGGTCAGAAATATGCAATAGAACAAGCCGATCCGAATCTTTCCCTTGCCGGCAGCGGCAGTGTTGCCGTTACTGTTCAGGATCAGCGGGAATACATTGTTTCCGGCCGCAATCAACCGCAGCTTGCCGGAATCATCAGGGGTGGCTGGGGGAATCCCTTTTTTGTCAGCACCACCAGCAACCGGCCGCTGGTAGAAGACATGGCCGAATCACTTAGCAATTCGTTAAATAAAAAAGGATTCAAAGTCACCCCGGTGACCGTTCTGCCGCAGGACGATGCTGTCGCAGTTGCCGGGAAACTGACAACGGCAGGTGGCGACAAACTGATTCATCTCGGCCTTCTGGAATGGAAACCTGACATGGGAGCGGCCGGGAATCTCGGGCTTAAATTCGACTTCAGGCTGGCAGTTATGAACGGCTCGGGGAATGTTCTCGCACAAAAAGATCTCACCGGTTTCGATGATCTTGGTCAATTGCGGGGTGCGAGATTCATGGTCATCTATGAACAGAAGGTCCGAGAAGCATTCAGCAGCAAGATGGAACAGCTGTTCAATTCACCGGAAGTGCTGCAGGCTTTGAGATAGGATCAGAACAGCGTGGCATGGGAAAGGGGCCGAACCAGAATTCTCGGCCCCTTTTCCTGAACATCTATTTCCCGCAAACTTTTTTTGCTTCCTCGTAAGGTTCGGAGAGGCAATTGACCAGCAGAACCTTTTCTTCCGACTCAAGCTCAGCGCCGTTGGAAATCATCCAGTCAATCAACCCCTTCATCCTTTCCGGAGTACCACCCATCGCATTGCAAACCCGGTCGGTGTTATGACAATCATTGCAGACAGTGGTCAACAGCTTGGCGCATTGACCTTCAGCCGCAGCCTGCACTGCCCCAAGGGTTGAAAATAAAAGAAAAACTGCAGCCAGAACCATATTTCGCTTCGCCATTGGAATCCTCCTTTATCAGTTCCTTTGATCATAATATAGAAGACCTCGGGATAAAATGACAGTTTTTTTTAGAAATGATTCCTAAAAAAACCAGTCGGCTACCTTCCCAGTGCCGGTTCATTGACCAGCAAAAACAAGATCGACAGGACGGCATCAACGTCGTTTCCTAAGGGATGACTTTCGGGATATCAGAAATCGACCGACAGCTGCAGACTCGCCCCGGCCTCTTTGGGGACCTCGTCATCATCAAACCGTTCCTTGGTCGAAGACATGGCCCCGGCCAGATCAAGTCTGACCGCCCACATATTCACGCCCAAACCGGCAGTATACACCCAATCGATATCGTCTTCGGCAAGATTTTTGTAAGCCCCACCCCGCAGGGCCAGGAAATGCCAGACATTCCACTCAAGACCGATCATGACATTCCGGGTCTCATAATTGCTCAAAGTGGTTTCATTTTCGGTCAGGTCGATATCCACCTCCAGAGTGAAGGTATCGACCGGAATAAAGGCCACCCCGAAAGTAACCTGGGGATCAATACGGACGTCGTCGAAAGTGACGGTCCCGGTGCTGAAAGCTATTGTGGGACCATCGAATTTCGGTGCGTTCAGGTTCCTGCCGATCAGGCCGACATTGAACATCGACATCCTGGCCATCAGACCGATATCGATGCCGAAATTGTTGGTTTCTTCATACTGTTCATCGCTTTTTTTGACGGCCTCCCCGGAGTCGTTGTCGAAAACAATAACCTGGTTGCCATAGACGCGGCCTTTCATGAACTTGAGGTTTGCGCCGATGGAGAAGTGCTCGTTGAATGCATGGCCGTATGTGAGGGGAACCTCCCCGACCCCGAAGCCGGTGAAGAGAGCGGTGGTAGTGTTGTCATCGAGGGTGGAAGCGCCGGATTGGGTCGAAACACTCGCCAGGATATCAACGGTGCCCTGGACGTTAGCGGAAGTCAGTCCTTCCTGGTAGGCATAATAATCCAGGCGGTCAATGGCGGTTGCGGTCAGGCCGGTGGCAAGAAGCTGGGTCCGTTGCGCGGCATCAAATACCTGCGGGGTATACCCGGTGTAATCAGCCGGCATGGCAACAGCGGTGATGTCAGTTGAGAGATCGGCACCATTCACCCTCAACCCGAGATTGATGGTATCAATACTCAATACCCGGCCGGTGGCCTGAAAATATCCATGCCCGCCAATGCCGAAACTGCCGACCCGGATGCCCAATCCTCCGTTGGCATTGGCACTGATGGCATTCCCGGGATCATCAAGTCCGTCAAGATCCTTGACCAGGCTGACCAGATTTTCAAGGTCGCCCTGGGATTGTATGCCATTTGTCGAAAGCATGTCCTGGTCGATCTTGTCAAGATCATCGAGATACTCTCCGAATTTGTTGTGCTGCCGGTACCCGGCGCCCGCGGAAATATCCACCCCCCAGTCCTTGCTCCCCAGATCATTGTTGTCGGAGAGCTGCTTCTCCTTGTTCCCGAGAAGAGATTCGTCTTTTTTGCCGAAAAACCCGAAAGCCGCCGGGTTATAATACTGGGCTGAGGTGTCGTTGACCGATGCCACATTGGCCCCGGCCATCCCCGCCGCCCTCGGCCCCGCCATAAAGGTATCCATGGCGAAGAGGTGGGCAGATGGAAACAAAAGAGCTGCAACGCTCAAAACAATCAGCGCCTGGGGAACCTTTTTCAATCCTGACATTTCTCCCTCCATAAATTGACCGGCCCATCTTGTGGCCTTGTTTCGATCAATACAGGATATGAAAAATGGTGCCGCCGGATCAACCTTTAATTCGCGACTTCTGCAATCCCGATCACAACATCCGGAAAATAAGCGACATGAAGGAGATAATGAACGCAGAAAAGGGAACCACTTCGACACGGGAAGAAAGGAATAAAGCTTTAGCAAATCACGACAGAGTAGCGAAGCCAATCGAGATGGTCATTGCACCGCTATTCTTCACGGACCACTCTCGATTCATGGACGGACCCACCATGTTCCTTTTTGAGTATCAGCCAGGTATACACCTTGATCTCGCCTTCGTTGCCCTGACTGTAGCTGACCTGCAGAATATTGCCATCCTCGCAGAGTGAGGCCGGATAATCCGGGACAAGTTCATACCCGACAAATCCCCCATCAGGCTTGGTCAGCTTCTTGATCTGATATCCGTCATATGCACAATGATCTGAAAAAAATGCTTCAGCTTTCCGGAGTGCTTCAGCGGCACCAATTTCTGGAACCAACTGTACCCGACCCGGTGCGGTGACCGGCCGGAAAGTGTACCCATCATTGGCGGCGTCAAGAATCACCAGCCGCTCCGCATCAGCGGCATACGTCCCGCCCACCAGAACCAGATTATATGTCCCGGCAATCTCTTTCCGGTCAACAACATCGCCCCTTTCTAGGGTTAGTGCTGCGCACCCGCCAATCACCAGATATAGAGCTGTAATAATTAGATATTTATTCATAGCCCACCTCTTCTGATTTATCGTTTAACTCCCAACTGGCATACCAAGAACGTATGCATGAAACCGCCGGCGGTCAAATACCTCAACAACCATTCCATTTCAGGATGTTCACTCAAGTTGACAAGCAGGGCATAATGTTTATTCAATAGTAGGTAGAAAAAAAAACACACATCATCCCTGAAGGTCTACGATGAACACAGAAGAAAATAATAAGAACAACGCCGACAAGACAGAGATTATAACCGCTGAAGAGGGTCGCAGCCTGGCATTGCCGGATCAGATTCCCCCATCCCATATTTACCTGTTGCCGGTCAACACCCGGCCATTCTTTCCCGGACAGATTCTTCCCATTGTCGTCACAGCTCAACATTGGGAAGAAACTCTCACCAGAATCGGAGAATCAGGCCATCACAGTTGCGGCATGGTATACGTTGGCGAACTTCCATCTGAGCAGGCAGAGCCGGAAAACTTTTCAGTGATCGGCACCCTGACCCGGCTTCATAAACCGACGAAACTGGACGATCATATCCAATTCATGGGTCAGGGGCTGCGACGCTTCAGGATAAAAAAATGGCTGAAAAGAGAGGCGCCATTTCTGGTTGAAGTTGAATACCCGGAAGAAGACACTGCTTCCACCGAGAGCGATGAAGTAAAAGCTTACGCCCTGGCCATCATCAATGCCATCAAGGAGCTGGTCAAGAACAATCCTCTCTACGGGGAGGAGCTCAAGCAGTACATGAAACACTTCAATCCAAATGAACCTTCACCGCTGACTGATTTTGCGGCACAGCTGACCACCACCACCGGCGAGAAGCTGCAGGAGATCCTCGAAACCATCAAGATTCTGCCCCGGATGAAAAAAGTGCTGCCGATCCTCCACAAGGAACTGCAGGTCCTTAAACTGCAGTCTGAGATCAGCGAGGAGATGAACCGCAAGATCAGCGAACGGCAGCGAGAGTTTTTCTTACGGGAGCAGATGAAAACGATCCAGGAAGAACTCGGGATCACCAAGGACGACCGCAGCGCCGATGTAGAGCTCTTCAGGAACCGCCTTACCGAACTCCATCCGCCGGAAGCAACCCTCGCCAGAATCAATGAGGAGTTGAAAAAACTCTCCATCCTGGAAACCGGCTCACCGGAATATGGCGTCACCCGCAACTATCTGGACTGGGCCACCTCAGTTCCCTGGGGCGTTTATTCGGAAGACAAGCTCGATCTCAAGAAAGCGCGAAAAATTCTCGACCGCGACCATGACGGCCTTTCGGATGTCAAAGACCGGATCATCGAATTTCTGGCGGTTGGCGCTTACCGGAAAGAGGTCACCGGCTCAATTATGCTTCTGGTGGGCCCTCCCGGGGTTGGAAAAACCTCAATCGGCAAATCCGTAGCCGAGGCCCTCGGCAGAAAGTTCTACCGGTTCAGTCTCGGCGGCATGCGTGACGAGGCCGAGATCAAAGGGCACCGACGCACCTATATCGGCGCCCTGCCTGGCAAGTTCGTTCAGGCCTTGAAAGAGGTGAAGGTTGCGAACCCGGTGATCATGCTCGATGAGATCGATAAAATCGGGGCCTCCTATCAGGGAGATCCAGCCTCGGCCCTGCTTGAGGTTCTCGACCCGGAACAGAATGTTGAATTTCTCGACCATTATCTTGACCTGAGGATCGATCTGTCCAAGATTCTCTTCATGTGTACCGCAAACCAGCTGGACACCATCCCGGCGCCGCTCCTTGACCGGATGGAGATGATCCGTCTTTCCGGCTACATCACGGAGGAAAAACTGGCTATTGCCAAAAATCATCTCTGGCCCCGCGCCCTCGAAAGAGGCGGTCTGAAAAAATTTCAGACCAGGATAACAGATGCTGCGCTGCACCAGATCATTGAAGGTTATGCCCGGGAAGCCGGGGTCAGAAGGCTTGAAAAACAGCTGAACAAGATCATCCGAAAATCGGTGGTCAAACTGCTCGACCAACCCGGAGCAAAAATCAGCGTTACCGTGAAAAACCTGGCCGACTTTATCGGGAAACCCGTCTTCCGGAAGGAAGAGATGATAACCGGAGTCGGAGTGGTTACCGGACTTGCCTGGACTGCCATGGGAGGGGCAACCCTGCCGGTGGAGGCAACCACTATCCACGACCAGCAGCGAGGTTTCAAACAGACCGGCCAGCTCGGCGAGGTGATGAAGGAATCTTCGGAGATCGCCTACAGCTACATTGCCGCCAACGCCTGGAAATTTGGCGCAAAAAAAGATTTTTTCAACAGCCGTTTCATTCATCTCCATGTTCCGGAAGGGGCCACCAAAAAAGACGGCCCCAGCGCCGGCATTACCATGGCCAGCGCCCTGCTTCTCCTTTCTCTGAACCGGGAAATTGACCGCTCGCTGGCAATGACCGGCGAACTGACCCTGACCGGGAATGTCCTGCCGGTAGGGGGGATCAAAGAGAAGATGATCGCCGCAAAAAGACGGGGGATCAGGGAGGTGATCCTCCCCGAGGCAAACAGGGGAGATTTTGAAGAACTCCCCGAGCACATCAGAAAAGGCATGACTGCACATTTCTGCAAAAAATTCAGGCAGGTGGCAAATATCATACTTTAAAAAAAATCGGCGGAAATCTTCACCCGGCTCCGTAAGGTGTGCACTACCGGGCAGCTCGGCGAAAAGGACAAGCCTCAGCGTTACGAGGCATGGATCATCGGATTCACTCATTAATGTCCCGGTTTGGCGCGGCAGCGGGTCGATTCTGAGAGGTGGCTTCCTGACAGGTACCTATTTCCTTGACTTCCAGAAATGCCCATCCTATGCTGTACTTAAGCATTTGCTTTATCCTTGGGGAAACGCCGGATCTGCTTTGGAAAATTGGGATGAGAGAACAGAGAGTACATGAAAGGATCTACTTTACCTCTGAAACAGAGGTGGTAGGAACCTTTCATCCTGTGAATGCCCCGGAAAATGCGTTCTTTGCCAGAATCCTGAACATGAGTCTCGGCGGGCTGTTTGCGTCTATCCGGCTTGATCGTGATTTGAAATTAAAGACAAATGATCTTCTTGTCCTGAATGAGATTCACTCAAACAGCATCATTAACCAGACCACCAATATCTTGCTGGAAGTCAGATGGACCCATGATCAGGGAATGTTTGACTATCTCGGCTGCGGCTGCCAGTTCATCGAGATCACCGATGACGGCCTGCAACAGATCCGAAAACTCCTGGAATGGGGCGGCCTGATGGCCGGGATCTGAGACCAAACTCTTTCTCCTGCCATCTTTCATTATTTTCACCCTGAATGCCGATCCTGCGAACGAATTTCAACTACCATTTGAGTCCCCAAAGCTTCCTGCGTCAAACCCCCGATTTATGGATTACATATTTGTAAGAAAGTGGTACTCTGCAGCATCGATTTTTCATAACCCATCAAGGCTCAGCAAAAAGATGACCGATAACAACTCCCAACAGGAACTGGCCGATCTCACCTGCCTCTACGAAATCACCCGCGCCCTTGCCTCTTCGACCGATCTGCGCGATTGTCTGGAGCAGGTCATGGAAACTCTTTCCGCCAGAACCGGGATGACCAATGGCACCGTCACCATTATCAACCCGGTGAACGGCGAACTCGCAATTGAAGTGGCGCACGGCATGAGTGACGAGTCCCGCAAACTCGGCAAATACAAGATCGGCGAAGGGATAACCGGGCGGGTGGTTGCCAGCGGCGCACCGATTGTTGTCCCCCAGATCAGTGAAGAACCGATGTTCCTGAACCGCACCAAATCCAGAGGAAATGTTAAAGCAGAGGCAACCTCCTTTATCTGCGTACCCATCAAACGGGGCAATAACACCATCGGCGCATTGAGCATCGACCGGAAATACCGGGAAGGTCTCAACTTTGAAAAAGATCTGCAGTTCCTGACCGTTATCAGCGGTCTCATCGCCCAGAGCGTCACCAGAATTCAGGCGGTAAACAGGGAGAAAAAGCGCCTTGAAGACGAAAATCAACTGTTAAAAATGGAGCTGTACGGAAAATACCAGTTTGAAAATTTTATCAGCAACAGCAGCCGGATGCAGGAAGTATTTGAAATGATGCATCGGGTCAAGGACTCCGAAGCCACGGTATTTTTACGTGGCGAGTCCGGAACCGGGAAAACTCTGGTTGCCAAAGGGCTCCACTACAACAGCAAACGGGCCAAAGAACCCTTCGTGGTGGTCAACTGTTCAGCCGTGCCGGAAACCCTTCTCGAAAGCGAGCTTTTCGGTCATGAAAAAGGAGCCTTTACCGGTGCCCACACCGCCAAAAAAGGGCGTTTCGAACTTGCCGGGAAAGGAACTCTTTTTCTTGATGAGATCGGCGAACTCTCCCAGGCCATTCAGGTCAAACTACTGAACGTGGTCCAGGACCGGGAATTCCAACCCCTGGGCAGCGGCAAAACCATCAAATCAGGGGCACGGCTGATTACGGCAACGAACAAGAATCTGGAAGATGCCGTCGCCTCGGGCAGTTTCCGTGAAGATCTTTACTACCGGCTCAACGTCTTTCCGATCTATATGCCACCATTACGGGACAGAAAAACCGACATCCTGCTCCTGGCCGAATTTTTCCTGAATAAATACAGCGCCGAAAACAACCGGCAAATCCGGCGGATCTCAACCCCGGCCATTGACCTTCTGATGCAGTATCACTGGCCGGGGAATGTTCGAGAGCTGGAAAACTGTATCGAGCGGGCAGTGCTGATCTGCGACGATGATTCCATCAAGAGCATCCACCTGCCTCCCAGCCTGCAGACCGCAAGGACCAGCGGCAGTGAGGAAAATACCGGTCTTTCTTTCTCCCGGGCGGTGGAAAATTTTGAAAAGGAACTCATCGTCGCCTCGCTCAAAAGGACCGGCGGTAACCAGACAAAAACAGCAGAAGAGCTTGGTTCATCGCTCCGGATCATCAATTACAAGATCGGGAAATACCTGATCGACTGTCGACAATTCAAGAAAGCAAACCGATGAATCTCCTGCTCCATATCTGCTGCGGCCCCTGCACCACCTATCCTTTCAAAACCCTTACCGCAGAAGGGCACACTATCCAGGGGTATTTCCACAATCCGAACATTCACCCCTATCGTGAGTTCCAGCGGAGGATCAGCGCTCTGGAAGAGTTCTGCCGGCAGACCGGAATGGAAGTGGAGTATGATCGCGAATACGGCTTGAAAGAGTATCTGCGAAAAGTTGTATTCAATGAGGAAAACCGCTGCCGGACCTGTTACGAGATGCGCCTCGCCGAAACAGCCCGCAAGGCGGCTACAATCGGGGCGGACGCCTTCAGCACCACCCTCCTCTACAGCCGGTTTCAGAAACACGACCGGATCCGTGAAATCGGTGAAAAGATGGCAAGTGAATACGGAGTTTCCTTTTATTACCGGGACTTCCGGGAAGGGTGGCGGGAGGGGATCGACCTCGCCATTGAACGCGGCCTGTACCGTCAGCCCTATTGCGGCTGCATCTACAGTGAGCAGGAACGCTATGAAAAAAGAGCCGGGTGAACACCTCTCCCGGCTTCGCAATTCTCACGGCGAGCATCCGCATCTGTCTCATCCTCAGGAGATCAAAGCACCGCAAAGCAGGTTCTCCCTCGCTTACTCCGGGACAAGGGCGATACTGTAATCGTCGTTCACGGTAAAAGTGAACTCCCGGGGCTCGGTGGGTTCCATCAGCCTGGGGTCACTGAAAGTCGGATCCTTCCAGACCGGAACCCGGGGCGGGAAAAACCGGTCAAGCTGCTTGATCCTGGGGATCTGGTCGGCAAAATCCTCATAGGTGATGCAGAGATATACCGGCGTCCGCCGGACCATGTCCTCAAAGGCGAAAGTATAGGTGGTGGTTGAAATTGTCCGCCGGTAGTCCTGATCGGACTTGAAGCTGACCCCGATGGCTTCGTCATGCAATTTTTTATAGTTGAACATCCGTCCGACCAGGCGGCCGCGAATCAGCTGCCCCGGCCTGACACCGGCCATAATCTGCCTCTGGAAGGAGTTGCGCACGTCCGCAAACCTCTCCTCGTAACCGTGACGAATATAACGCTCCAGAACTCCGCCGGAGAGGGAGATCAGAAAAAACAGCAGGATAAATGCCAACGGCCGGGACAGCAGGGGTTCCCTGACGCTTGCCCAACCCTGGGAGAGAAAGAGTTGGAAGGTGAGTTGTCGGGGCGGTTGGATCGCGTCGAGATAGTTCCTGGCCAGCATATACTGGAACAGGCAAAGCAGGCAAAAGAACAGAACGATGACCAGGATGTGAAAAACGGCGCGGACAAAACTCTGCCCCCTGGCGTTCAGGGGCGTATCGAAAGGAAAGAGACGATAGGTGGTCACCACCTCGAAGGCCCGGTCGAATCGTTCAGCGGCCAGAGCGGGTGGATTCATGGCCACGGACACATACTCCTGCCGGACGGGGTCGTATAGTCTGGCCGTCTTCGTGCTTTCCGCATAACCCCGCAACGCCCCCTGGTGGCTGAGCCCCATATTGAGGAGGAGATAGGGCTTCTGCAGCATTCCCAGAAGCAACAGGGCAAAGACGAAATAGATCAGGGCGGAGATCAGAACCAGGGGGCGGCCGTCAGACTTGAGTCCCCAGGTCATGGCCGCAACCATGTTTACCGAGGTGACCTGGGAAAAAGCGACAAGAAAGTAATAGGCGCCGCCGATGATTAAGGCCAGCAAGATCAAGAATAGGATGAGGATAAAGCTGAGTTGAG is part of the Pseudomonadota bacterium genome and harbors:
- a CDS encoding PilZ domain-containing protein gives rise to the protein MREQRVHERIYFTSETEVVGTFHPVNAPENAFFARILNMSLGGLFASIRLDRDLKLKTNDLLVLNEIHSNSIINQTTNILLEVRWTHDQGMFDYLGCGCQFIEITDDGLQQIRKLLEWGGLMAGI
- a CDS encoding GtrA family protein, with translation MIHLNESLLQFIKYAICGGLATAAHIIFFHLAAWKIFPALRENDYAVEFLDLPVADIDDPTRARNSMSSNVLAFVFSNMVAYILNIFWVFERGRHPIVIEIALFYLVSGISTLIGTLLMGFLIKRFGLLTSHAFATNIVSAVLINYVVRKYFIFYG
- a CDS encoding epoxyqueuosine reductase QueH; this encodes MNLLLHICCGPCTTYPFKTLTAEGHTIQGYFHNPNIHPYREFQRRISALEEFCRQTGMEVEYDREYGLKEYLRKVVFNEENRCRTCYEMRLAETARKAATIGADAFSTTLLYSRFQKHDRIREIGEKMASEYGVSFYYRDFREGWREGIDLAIERGLYRQPYCGCIYSEQERYEKRAG
- a CDS encoding sigma 54-interacting transcriptional regulator, producing MTDNNSQQELADLTCLYEITRALASSTDLRDCLEQVMETLSARTGMTNGTVTIINPVNGELAIEVAHGMSDESRKLGKYKIGEGITGRVVASGAPIVVPQISEEPMFLNRTKSRGNVKAEATSFICVPIKRGNNTIGALSIDRKYREGLNFEKDLQFLTVISGLIAQSVTRIQAVNREKKRLEDENQLLKMELYGKYQFENFISNSSRMQEVFEMMHRVKDSEATVFLRGESGTGKTLVAKGLHYNSKRAKEPFVVVNCSAVPETLLESELFGHEKGAFTGAHTAKKGRFELAGKGTLFLDEIGELSQAIQVKLLNVVQDREFQPLGSGKTIKSGARLITATNKNLEDAVASGSFREDLYYRLNVFPIYMPPLRDRKTDILLLAEFFLNKYSAENNRQIRRISTPAIDLLMQYHWPGNVRELENCIERAVLICDDDSIKSIHLPPSLQTARTSGSEENTGLSFSRAVENFEKELIVASLKRTGGNQTKTAEELGSSLRIINYKIGKYLIDCRQFKKANR
- the lon gene encoding endopeptidase La, with amino-acid sequence MNTEENNKNNADKTEIITAEEGRSLALPDQIPPSHIYLLPVNTRPFFPGQILPIVVTAQHWEETLTRIGESGHHSCGMVYVGELPSEQAEPENFSVIGTLTRLHKPTKLDDHIQFMGQGLRRFRIKKWLKREAPFLVEVEYPEEDTASTESDEVKAYALAIINAIKELVKNNPLYGEELKQYMKHFNPNEPSPLTDFAAQLTTTTGEKLQEILETIKILPRMKKVLPILHKELQVLKLQSEISEEMNRKISERQREFFLREQMKTIQEELGITKDDRSADVELFRNRLTELHPPEATLARINEELKKLSILETGSPEYGVTRNYLDWATSVPWGVYSEDKLDLKKARKILDRDHDGLSDVKDRIIEFLAVGAYRKEVTGSIMLLVGPPGVGKTSIGKSVAEALGRKFYRFSLGGMRDEAEIKGHRRTYIGALPGKFVQALKEVKVANPVIMLDEIDKIGASYQGDPASALLEVLDPEQNVEFLDHYLDLRIDLSKILFMCTANQLDTIPAPLLDRMEMIRLSGYITEEKLAIAKNHLWPRALERGGLKKFQTRITDAALHQIIEGYAREAGVRRLEKQLNKIIRKSVVKLLDQPGAKISVTVKNLADFIGKPVFRKEEMITGVGVVTGLAWTAMGGATLPVEATTIHDQQRGFKQTGQLGEVMKESSEIAYSYIAANAWKFGAKKDFFNSRFIHLHVPEGATKKDGPSAGITMASALLLLSLNREIDRSLAMTGELTLTGNVLPVGGIKEKMIAAKRRGIREVILPEANRGDFEELPEHIRKGMTAHFCKKFRQVANIIL
- the traF gene encoding conjugal transfer protein TraF, which encodes MSGLKKVPQALIVLSVAALLFPSAHLFAMDTFMAGPRAAGMAGANVASVNDTSAQYYNPAAFGFFGKKDESLLGNKEKQLSDNNDLGSKDWGVDISAGAGYRQHNKFGEYLDDLDKIDQDMLSTNGIQSQGDLENLVSLVKDLDGLDDPGNAISANANGGLGIRVGSFGIGGHGYFQATGRVLSIDTINLGLRVNGADLSTDITAVAMPADYTGYTPQVFDAAQRTQLLATGLTATAIDRLDYYAYQEGLTSANVQGTVDILASVSTQSGASTLDDNTTTALFTGFGVGEVPLTYGHAFNEHFSIGANLKFMKGRVYGNQVIVFDNDSGEAVKKSDEQYEETNNFGIDIGLMARMSMFNVGLIGRNLNAPKFDGPTIAFSTGTVTFDDVRIDPQVTFGVAFIPVDTFTLEVDIDLTENETTLSNYETRNVMIGLEWNVWHFLALRGGAYKNLAEDDIDWVYTAGLGVNMWAVRLDLAGAMSSTKERFDDDEVPKEAGASLQLSVDF